From Phalacrocorax carbo chromosome 8, bPhaCar2.1, whole genome shotgun sequence, a single genomic window includes:
- the FGFR4 gene encoding fibroblast growth factor receptor 4 isoform X3 codes for MRPLLQVLVGLLLAAAAQGRAMEPDSLASGDDDEDSDGDGLQGDRNEEPVYVPRAPYWTHPHRMDKKLYAVPAGNTVKFRCPASGSPSPSIHWFKNGREFRGEHRIGGIRLRHQHWSLVMESVVPSDRGNYTCLVENRFGSIRYSYLLDVLERSPHRPILQAGLPANTTALVGSDVEFFCKVYSDAQPHIQWLKHIEVNGSSYGPDGVPYVQVLKTADINSSEVEVLYLRNVSMEDAGEYTCLAGNSIGLSYQSAWLTVLPEEELVREAEAPEAKYTDIIIYTSGSLAVAMAAIIVVLCRMQTQSSKQHLEPMAVHKLSKFPLIRQFSLDSSSSGKSSTSLMRVTRLSSSCAPMLTGVMELDLPLDAKWEFPRDKLVLGKPLGEGCFGQVVRAEAYGIDRDRPDRAVTVAVKMLKDNATDKDLADLISEMEMMKLMDKHKNIINLLGVCTQDGPLYVIVEFAEKGNLREYLRARRPPTPDYAFDITAMPEEQLSFKDLVSCVYQVARGMEYLESKRCIHRDLAARNVLVTAESVMKIADFGLARDVHDIDYYKKTSNGRLPVKWMAPEALFDRVYTHQSDVWSFGILMWEIFTLGGSPYPGIPVEELFKLLKEGHRMDRPSNCTHELYMLMRECWHAVPSQRPTFKQLVEGLDKILAAVSEEHHLSLQYLDLSMPFEQYSPSCEDTASSCSSDDSVFTHDPLPLAPRLFYPSVRT; via the exons ATGCGGCCGCTCTTGCAGGTCCtggtggggctgctgctggcggctgctgcccagggcagggcgATGGAGCCAG ACTCACTGGCGTCtggtgatgatgatgaagaCAGCGATGGGGACGGTCTGCAAGGAGACCGAAATGAGGAGCCTGTCTATGTGCCCAGAG CTCCTTACTGGACTCACCCACACCGGATGGACAAGAAGCTGTATGCAGTCCCCGCAGGGAACACAGTGAAGTTTCGCTGCCCAGCCTCAGGCAgtcccagccccagcatccACTGGTTCAAGAACGGGCGTGAGTTCCGGGGGGAGCACCGCATCGGGGGCATCCGG CTCCGGCACCAGCACTGGAGCCTGGTGATGGAGAGCGTGGTGCCCTCCGACCGTGGCAACTACACCTGCCTGGTGGAGAACAGATTTGGCAGCATCCGCTACAGCTACCTCCTGGACGTGCTGG AGAGGTCCCCACACAGGCCCATCTTGCAGGCTGGGCTGCCAGCCAACACCACAGCCCTGGTGGGCAGTGACGTGGAGTTCTTCTGCAAGGTCTACAGCGATGCCCAGCCCCACATCCAGTGGCTGAAGCACATCGAGGTGAACGGCAGTAGCTATGGTCCCGATGGGGTCCCCTATGTGCAAGTGCTTAAG ACCGCAGACATCAACAGCTCCGAGGTGGAGGTGCTGTACCTGCGCAATGTCTCCATGGAGGATGCTGGCGAGTACACCTGCCTGGCAGGGAACTCCATCGGCCTCTCCTACCAGTCTGCCTGGCTCACCGTGCTGCCTG AAGAGGAGCTGGTGCGAGAAGCTGAAGCCCCTGAGGCcaaatacacagacatcatcaTCTACACCTCGGGCTCACTGGCCGTGGCCATGGCTGCCATCATCGTGGTGCTGTGCCGGATGCAGACTCAGTCGAGCAAGCAGCACCTGGAGCCCATGGCAGTCCACAAGCTCTCCAAATTCCCTCTCATCCGACAG TTTTCCCTGGACTCGAGCTCCTCCGGGAAGTCTAGCACGTCCCTGATGCGTGTCACTCGTCTCTCCTCCAGCTGCGCCCCGATGCTGACTGGGGTTATGGAACTGGACCTGCCCCTTGATGCCAAGTGGGAGTTCCCCCGAGACAA gCTGGTGCTGGGCAAGCCCCTGGGGGAAGGCTGCTTTGGCCAGGTGGTGCGGGCAGAGGCTTATGGCATCGACAGAGACCGGCCAGACAGAGCTGTCACTGTGGCTGTGAAAATGCTGAAAG ACAACGCCACAGACAAGGACCTGGCTGACCTAATATCTGAGATGGAGATGATGAAGCTCATGGACAAGCACAAGAACATCATCAACCTCCTGGGAGTCTGCACGCAGGATG GGCCGTTGTACGTGATCGTGGAGTTTGCTGAGAAGGGGAACCTGCGTGAGTACCTCCGTGCCCGCCGCCCCCCAACACCCGACTACGCATTTGACATCACAGCGATGCCCGAGGAGCAGCTCTCTTTCAAGGACCTGGTCTCTTGCGTCTACCAGGTGGCCCGTGGCATGGAGTATCTGGAGTCCAAACGG TGCATACACCGTGACCTGGCTGCCCGCAATGTGCTGGTCACAGCAGAGAGTGTAATGAAGATCGCTGACTTCGGCCTGGCCAGGGATGTCCATGACATTGACTACTACAAGAAAACCAGCAAC GGTCGCCTGCCAGTGAAGTGGATGGCACCTGAGGCCCTGTTTGACCGCGTCTACACCCACCAGAGCGATGT GTGGTCCTTCGGGATCCTGATGTGGGAGATCTTCACCCTGGGGGGCTCTCCCTACCCTGGCATCCCCGTTGAGGAGCTCTTCAAGCTGCTGAAGGAGGGGCACCGCATGGACCGGCCATCCAACTGCACCCACGAGCT gtACATGCTGATGCGGGAGTGCTGGCATGCTGTGCCCTCACAGCGCCCCACCTTCAAGCAGCTTGTGGAGGGGCTGGACAAGATCCTGGCAGCAGTTTCGGAGGAG CACCATCTCTCCCTGCAGTACCTGGACCTCTCCATGCCCTTTGAGCAGTACTCACCCTCCTGTGAGGACACcgccagctcctgctcctccgATGACTCTGTCTTCACCCATGACCCGCTGCCACTGGCTCCCCGCCTCTTCTACCCCAGTGTGAGGACTtaa
- the FGFR4 gene encoding fibroblast growth factor receptor 4 isoform X1 — MRPLLQVLVGLLLAAAAQGRAMEPELFESPLLESEEKHLLLDPGNVLKLYCDTNQTGASVVWYKESRLLVPGGRIHLRQSLLEISEVTYEDSGLYVCHAQGTGEILHNFTISVVDSLASGDDDEDSDGDGLQGDRNEEPVYVPRAPYWTHPHRMDKKLYAVPAGNTVKFRCPASGSPSPSIHWFKNGREFRGEHRIGGIRLRHQHWSLVMESVVPSDRGNYTCLVENRFGSIRYSYLLDVLERSPHRPILQAGLPANTTALVGSDVEFFCKVYSDAQPHIQWLKHIEVNGSSYGPDGVPYVQVLKTADINSSEVEVLYLRNVSMEDAGEYTCLAGNSIGLSYQSAWLTVLPEEELVREAEAPEAKYTDIIIYTSGSLAVAMAAIIVVLCRMQTQSSKQHLEPMAVHKLSKFPLIRQFSLDSSSSGKSSTSLMRVTRLSSSCAPMLTGVMELDLPLDAKWEFPRDKLVLGKPLGEGCFGQVVRAEAYGIDRDRPDRAVTVAVKMLKDNATDKDLADLISEMEMMKLMDKHKNIINLLGVCTQDGPLYVIVEFAEKGNLREYLRARRPPTPDYAFDITAMPEEQLSFKDLVSCVYQVARGMEYLESKRCIHRDLAARNVLVTAESVMKIADFGLARDVHDIDYYKKTSNGRLPVKWMAPEALFDRVYTHQSDVWSFGILMWEIFTLGGSPYPGIPVEELFKLLKEGHRMDRPSNCTHELYMLMRECWHAVPSQRPTFKQLVEGLDKILAAVSEEHHLSLQYLDLSMPFEQYSPSCEDTASSCSSDDSVFTHDPLPLAPRLFYPSVRT, encoded by the exons ATGCGGCCGCTCTTGCAGGTCCtggtggggctgctgctggcggctgctgcccagggcagggcgATGGAGCCAG AGCTGTTTGAGAGCCCGCTGCTGGAGTCAGAAGAAAAGCATCTCCTGCTGGACCCAGGCAACGTGTTGAAGCTGTACTGTGACACCAATCAGACCGGTGCCAGCGTGGTCTGGTACAAGGAGTCCCGGCTGCTTGTCCCAGGGGGTCGTATCCATCTCCGGCAGAGCCTGCTGGAGATCTCAGAGGTCACCTATGAGGACTCAGGGCTCTATGTGTGCCACGCACAGGGGACTGGGGAGATCCTGCACAACTTCACCATCTCGGTCGTGG ACTCACTGGCGTCtggtgatgatgatgaagaCAGCGATGGGGACGGTCTGCAAGGAGACCGAAATGAGGAGCCTGTCTATGTGCCCAGAG CTCCTTACTGGACTCACCCACACCGGATGGACAAGAAGCTGTATGCAGTCCCCGCAGGGAACACAGTGAAGTTTCGCTGCCCAGCCTCAGGCAgtcccagccccagcatccACTGGTTCAAGAACGGGCGTGAGTTCCGGGGGGAGCACCGCATCGGGGGCATCCGG CTCCGGCACCAGCACTGGAGCCTGGTGATGGAGAGCGTGGTGCCCTCCGACCGTGGCAACTACACCTGCCTGGTGGAGAACAGATTTGGCAGCATCCGCTACAGCTACCTCCTGGACGTGCTGG AGAGGTCCCCACACAGGCCCATCTTGCAGGCTGGGCTGCCAGCCAACACCACAGCCCTGGTGGGCAGTGACGTGGAGTTCTTCTGCAAGGTCTACAGCGATGCCCAGCCCCACATCCAGTGGCTGAAGCACATCGAGGTGAACGGCAGTAGCTATGGTCCCGATGGGGTCCCCTATGTGCAAGTGCTTAAG ACCGCAGACATCAACAGCTCCGAGGTGGAGGTGCTGTACCTGCGCAATGTCTCCATGGAGGATGCTGGCGAGTACACCTGCCTGGCAGGGAACTCCATCGGCCTCTCCTACCAGTCTGCCTGGCTCACCGTGCTGCCTG AAGAGGAGCTGGTGCGAGAAGCTGAAGCCCCTGAGGCcaaatacacagacatcatcaTCTACACCTCGGGCTCACTGGCCGTGGCCATGGCTGCCATCATCGTGGTGCTGTGCCGGATGCAGACTCAGTCGAGCAAGCAGCACCTGGAGCCCATGGCAGTCCACAAGCTCTCCAAATTCCCTCTCATCCGACAG TTTTCCCTGGACTCGAGCTCCTCCGGGAAGTCTAGCACGTCCCTGATGCGTGTCACTCGTCTCTCCTCCAGCTGCGCCCCGATGCTGACTGGGGTTATGGAACTGGACCTGCCCCTTGATGCCAAGTGGGAGTTCCCCCGAGACAA gCTGGTGCTGGGCAAGCCCCTGGGGGAAGGCTGCTTTGGCCAGGTGGTGCGGGCAGAGGCTTATGGCATCGACAGAGACCGGCCAGACAGAGCTGTCACTGTGGCTGTGAAAATGCTGAAAG ACAACGCCACAGACAAGGACCTGGCTGACCTAATATCTGAGATGGAGATGATGAAGCTCATGGACAAGCACAAGAACATCATCAACCTCCTGGGAGTCTGCACGCAGGATG GGCCGTTGTACGTGATCGTGGAGTTTGCTGAGAAGGGGAACCTGCGTGAGTACCTCCGTGCCCGCCGCCCCCCAACACCCGACTACGCATTTGACATCACAGCGATGCCCGAGGAGCAGCTCTCTTTCAAGGACCTGGTCTCTTGCGTCTACCAGGTGGCCCGTGGCATGGAGTATCTGGAGTCCAAACGG TGCATACACCGTGACCTGGCTGCCCGCAATGTGCTGGTCACAGCAGAGAGTGTAATGAAGATCGCTGACTTCGGCCTGGCCAGGGATGTCCATGACATTGACTACTACAAGAAAACCAGCAAC GGTCGCCTGCCAGTGAAGTGGATGGCACCTGAGGCCCTGTTTGACCGCGTCTACACCCACCAGAGCGATGT GTGGTCCTTCGGGATCCTGATGTGGGAGATCTTCACCCTGGGGGGCTCTCCCTACCCTGGCATCCCCGTTGAGGAGCTCTTCAAGCTGCTGAAGGAGGGGCACCGCATGGACCGGCCATCCAACTGCACCCACGAGCT gtACATGCTGATGCGGGAGTGCTGGCATGCTGTGCCCTCACAGCGCCCCACCTTCAAGCAGCTTGTGGAGGGGCTGGACAAGATCCTGGCAGCAGTTTCGGAGGAG CACCATCTCTCCCTGCAGTACCTGGACCTCTCCATGCCCTTTGAGCAGTACTCACCCTCCTGTGAGGACACcgccagctcctgctcctccgATGACTCTGTCTTCACCCATGACCCGCTGCCACTGGCTCCCCGCCTCTTCTACCCCAGTGTGAGGACTtaa
- the FGFR4 gene encoding fibroblast growth factor receptor 4 isoform X2 codes for MRPLLQVLVGLLLAAAAQGRAMEPELFESPLLESEEKHLLLDPGNVLKLYCDTNQTGASVVWYKESRLLVPGGRIHLRQSLLEISEVTYEDSGLYVCHAQGTGEILHNFTISVVDSLASGDDDEDSDGDGLQGDRNEEPVYVPRAPYWTHPHRMDKKLYAVPAGNTVKFRCPASGSPSPSIHWFKNGREFRGEHRIGGIRLRHQHWSLVMESVVPSDRGNYTCLVENRFGSIRYSYLLDVLERSPHRPILQAGLPANTTALVGSDVEFFCKVYSDAQPHIQWLKHIEVNGSSYGPDGVPYVQVLKTADINSSEVEVLYLRNVSMEDAGEYTCLAGNSIGLSYQSAWLTVLPEEELVREAEAPEAKYTDIIIYTSGSLAVAMAAIIVVLCRMQTQSSKQHLEPMAVHKLSKFPLIRQFSLDSSSSGKSSTSLMRVTRLSSSCAPMLTGVMELDLPLDAKWEFPRDKLVLGKPLGEGCFGQVVRAEAYGIDRDRPDRAVTVAVKMLKDNATDKDLADLISEMEMMKLMDKHKNIINLLGVCTQDGPLYVIVEFAEKGNLREYLRARRPPTPDYAFDITAMPEEQLSFKDLVSCVYQVARGMEYLESKRCIHRDLAARNVLVTAESVMKIADFGLARDVHDIDYYKKTSNGRLPVKWMAPEALFDRVYTHQSDVWSFGILMWEIFTLGGSPYPGIPVEELFKLLKEGHRMDRPSNCTHELYMLMRECWHAVPSQRPTFKQLVEGLDKILAAVSEEYLDLSMPFEQYSPSCEDTASSCSSDDSVFTHDPLPLAPRLFYPSVRT; via the exons ATGCGGCCGCTCTTGCAGGTCCtggtggggctgctgctggcggctgctgcccagggcagggcgATGGAGCCAG AGCTGTTTGAGAGCCCGCTGCTGGAGTCAGAAGAAAAGCATCTCCTGCTGGACCCAGGCAACGTGTTGAAGCTGTACTGTGACACCAATCAGACCGGTGCCAGCGTGGTCTGGTACAAGGAGTCCCGGCTGCTTGTCCCAGGGGGTCGTATCCATCTCCGGCAGAGCCTGCTGGAGATCTCAGAGGTCACCTATGAGGACTCAGGGCTCTATGTGTGCCACGCACAGGGGACTGGGGAGATCCTGCACAACTTCACCATCTCGGTCGTGG ACTCACTGGCGTCtggtgatgatgatgaagaCAGCGATGGGGACGGTCTGCAAGGAGACCGAAATGAGGAGCCTGTCTATGTGCCCAGAG CTCCTTACTGGACTCACCCACACCGGATGGACAAGAAGCTGTATGCAGTCCCCGCAGGGAACACAGTGAAGTTTCGCTGCCCAGCCTCAGGCAgtcccagccccagcatccACTGGTTCAAGAACGGGCGTGAGTTCCGGGGGGAGCACCGCATCGGGGGCATCCGG CTCCGGCACCAGCACTGGAGCCTGGTGATGGAGAGCGTGGTGCCCTCCGACCGTGGCAACTACACCTGCCTGGTGGAGAACAGATTTGGCAGCATCCGCTACAGCTACCTCCTGGACGTGCTGG AGAGGTCCCCACACAGGCCCATCTTGCAGGCTGGGCTGCCAGCCAACACCACAGCCCTGGTGGGCAGTGACGTGGAGTTCTTCTGCAAGGTCTACAGCGATGCCCAGCCCCACATCCAGTGGCTGAAGCACATCGAGGTGAACGGCAGTAGCTATGGTCCCGATGGGGTCCCCTATGTGCAAGTGCTTAAG ACCGCAGACATCAACAGCTCCGAGGTGGAGGTGCTGTACCTGCGCAATGTCTCCATGGAGGATGCTGGCGAGTACACCTGCCTGGCAGGGAACTCCATCGGCCTCTCCTACCAGTCTGCCTGGCTCACCGTGCTGCCTG AAGAGGAGCTGGTGCGAGAAGCTGAAGCCCCTGAGGCcaaatacacagacatcatcaTCTACACCTCGGGCTCACTGGCCGTGGCCATGGCTGCCATCATCGTGGTGCTGTGCCGGATGCAGACTCAGTCGAGCAAGCAGCACCTGGAGCCCATGGCAGTCCACAAGCTCTCCAAATTCCCTCTCATCCGACAG TTTTCCCTGGACTCGAGCTCCTCCGGGAAGTCTAGCACGTCCCTGATGCGTGTCACTCGTCTCTCCTCCAGCTGCGCCCCGATGCTGACTGGGGTTATGGAACTGGACCTGCCCCTTGATGCCAAGTGGGAGTTCCCCCGAGACAA gCTGGTGCTGGGCAAGCCCCTGGGGGAAGGCTGCTTTGGCCAGGTGGTGCGGGCAGAGGCTTATGGCATCGACAGAGACCGGCCAGACAGAGCTGTCACTGTGGCTGTGAAAATGCTGAAAG ACAACGCCACAGACAAGGACCTGGCTGACCTAATATCTGAGATGGAGATGATGAAGCTCATGGACAAGCACAAGAACATCATCAACCTCCTGGGAGTCTGCACGCAGGATG GGCCGTTGTACGTGATCGTGGAGTTTGCTGAGAAGGGGAACCTGCGTGAGTACCTCCGTGCCCGCCGCCCCCCAACACCCGACTACGCATTTGACATCACAGCGATGCCCGAGGAGCAGCTCTCTTTCAAGGACCTGGTCTCTTGCGTCTACCAGGTGGCCCGTGGCATGGAGTATCTGGAGTCCAAACGG TGCATACACCGTGACCTGGCTGCCCGCAATGTGCTGGTCACAGCAGAGAGTGTAATGAAGATCGCTGACTTCGGCCTGGCCAGGGATGTCCATGACATTGACTACTACAAGAAAACCAGCAAC GGTCGCCTGCCAGTGAAGTGGATGGCACCTGAGGCCCTGTTTGACCGCGTCTACACCCACCAGAGCGATGT GTGGTCCTTCGGGATCCTGATGTGGGAGATCTTCACCCTGGGGGGCTCTCCCTACCCTGGCATCCCCGTTGAGGAGCTCTTCAAGCTGCTGAAGGAGGGGCACCGCATGGACCGGCCATCCAACTGCACCCACGAGCT gtACATGCTGATGCGGGAGTGCTGGCATGCTGTGCCCTCACAGCGCCCCACCTTCAAGCAGCTTGTGGAGGGGCTGGACAAGATCCTGGCAGCAGTTTCGGAGGAG TACCTGGACCTCTCCATGCCCTTTGAGCAGTACTCACCCTCCTGTGAGGACACcgccagctcctgctcctccgATGACTCTGTCTTCACCCATGACCCGCTGCCACTGGCTCCCCGCCTCTTCTACCCCAGTGTGAGGACTtaa
- the FGFR4 gene encoding fibroblast growth factor receptor 4 isoform X4: MRPLLQVLVGLLLAAAAQGRAMEPDSLASGDDDEDSDGDGLQGDRNEEPVYVPRAPYWTHPHRMDKKLYAVPAGNTVKFRCPASGSPSPSIHWFKNGREFRGEHRIGGIRLRHQHWSLVMESVVPSDRGNYTCLVENRFGSIRYSYLLDVLERSPHRPILQAGLPANTTALVGSDVEFFCKVYSDAQPHIQWLKHIEVNGSSYGPDGVPYVQVLKTADINSSEVEVLYLRNVSMEDAGEYTCLAGNSIGLSYQSAWLTVLPEEELVREAEAPEAKYTDIIIYTSGSLAVAMAAIIVVLCRMQTQSSKQHLEPMAVHKLSKFPLIRQFSLDSSSSGKSSTSLMRVTRLSSSCAPMLTGVMELDLPLDAKWEFPRDKLVLGKPLGEGCFGQVVRAEAYGIDRDRPDRAVTVAVKMLKDNATDKDLADLISEMEMMKLMDKHKNIINLLGVCTQDGPLYVIVEFAEKGNLREYLRARRPPTPDYAFDITAMPEEQLSFKDLVSCVYQVARGMEYLESKRCIHRDLAARNVLVTAESVMKIADFGLARDVHDIDYYKKTSNGRLPVKWMAPEALFDRVYTHQSDVWSFGILMWEIFTLGGSPYPGIPVEELFKLLKEGHRMDRPSNCTHELYMLMRECWHAVPSQRPTFKQLVEGLDKILAAVSEEYLDLSMPFEQYSPSCEDTASSCSSDDSVFTHDPLPLAPRLFYPSVRT; encoded by the exons ATGCGGCCGCTCTTGCAGGTCCtggtggggctgctgctggcggctgctgcccagggcagggcgATGGAGCCAG ACTCACTGGCGTCtggtgatgatgatgaagaCAGCGATGGGGACGGTCTGCAAGGAGACCGAAATGAGGAGCCTGTCTATGTGCCCAGAG CTCCTTACTGGACTCACCCACACCGGATGGACAAGAAGCTGTATGCAGTCCCCGCAGGGAACACAGTGAAGTTTCGCTGCCCAGCCTCAGGCAgtcccagccccagcatccACTGGTTCAAGAACGGGCGTGAGTTCCGGGGGGAGCACCGCATCGGGGGCATCCGG CTCCGGCACCAGCACTGGAGCCTGGTGATGGAGAGCGTGGTGCCCTCCGACCGTGGCAACTACACCTGCCTGGTGGAGAACAGATTTGGCAGCATCCGCTACAGCTACCTCCTGGACGTGCTGG AGAGGTCCCCACACAGGCCCATCTTGCAGGCTGGGCTGCCAGCCAACACCACAGCCCTGGTGGGCAGTGACGTGGAGTTCTTCTGCAAGGTCTACAGCGATGCCCAGCCCCACATCCAGTGGCTGAAGCACATCGAGGTGAACGGCAGTAGCTATGGTCCCGATGGGGTCCCCTATGTGCAAGTGCTTAAG ACCGCAGACATCAACAGCTCCGAGGTGGAGGTGCTGTACCTGCGCAATGTCTCCATGGAGGATGCTGGCGAGTACACCTGCCTGGCAGGGAACTCCATCGGCCTCTCCTACCAGTCTGCCTGGCTCACCGTGCTGCCTG AAGAGGAGCTGGTGCGAGAAGCTGAAGCCCCTGAGGCcaaatacacagacatcatcaTCTACACCTCGGGCTCACTGGCCGTGGCCATGGCTGCCATCATCGTGGTGCTGTGCCGGATGCAGACTCAGTCGAGCAAGCAGCACCTGGAGCCCATGGCAGTCCACAAGCTCTCCAAATTCCCTCTCATCCGACAG TTTTCCCTGGACTCGAGCTCCTCCGGGAAGTCTAGCACGTCCCTGATGCGTGTCACTCGTCTCTCCTCCAGCTGCGCCCCGATGCTGACTGGGGTTATGGAACTGGACCTGCCCCTTGATGCCAAGTGGGAGTTCCCCCGAGACAA gCTGGTGCTGGGCAAGCCCCTGGGGGAAGGCTGCTTTGGCCAGGTGGTGCGGGCAGAGGCTTATGGCATCGACAGAGACCGGCCAGACAGAGCTGTCACTGTGGCTGTGAAAATGCTGAAAG ACAACGCCACAGACAAGGACCTGGCTGACCTAATATCTGAGATGGAGATGATGAAGCTCATGGACAAGCACAAGAACATCATCAACCTCCTGGGAGTCTGCACGCAGGATG GGCCGTTGTACGTGATCGTGGAGTTTGCTGAGAAGGGGAACCTGCGTGAGTACCTCCGTGCCCGCCGCCCCCCAACACCCGACTACGCATTTGACATCACAGCGATGCCCGAGGAGCAGCTCTCTTTCAAGGACCTGGTCTCTTGCGTCTACCAGGTGGCCCGTGGCATGGAGTATCTGGAGTCCAAACGG TGCATACACCGTGACCTGGCTGCCCGCAATGTGCTGGTCACAGCAGAGAGTGTAATGAAGATCGCTGACTTCGGCCTGGCCAGGGATGTCCATGACATTGACTACTACAAGAAAACCAGCAAC GGTCGCCTGCCAGTGAAGTGGATGGCACCTGAGGCCCTGTTTGACCGCGTCTACACCCACCAGAGCGATGT GTGGTCCTTCGGGATCCTGATGTGGGAGATCTTCACCCTGGGGGGCTCTCCCTACCCTGGCATCCCCGTTGAGGAGCTCTTCAAGCTGCTGAAGGAGGGGCACCGCATGGACCGGCCATCCAACTGCACCCACGAGCT gtACATGCTGATGCGGGAGTGCTGGCATGCTGTGCCCTCACAGCGCCCCACCTTCAAGCAGCTTGTGGAGGGGCTGGACAAGATCCTGGCAGCAGTTTCGGAGGAG TACCTGGACCTCTCCATGCCCTTTGAGCAGTACTCACCCTCCTGTGAGGACACcgccagctcctgctcctccgATGACTCTGTCTTCACCCATGACCCGCTGCCACTGGCTCCCCGCCTCTTCTACCCCAGTGTGAGGACTtaa